The Haematobia irritans isolate KBUSLIRL chromosome 1, ASM5000362v1, whole genome shotgun sequence DNA segment ggttttaagataccttgccatcggcaagcgttaccgcaacttaagtaattcgattgtggatggcagtgtttagaagaagtttctacgcaatccatgatggagggtacataagcttcggcctggccgaacttacggccgtatatacttgtttttttgctaaattttaaatctgaagaaacaTCATTGATTTGAGGATTTGAGTTTCCatggaaaactcttcgtcgtagctggttacttgataatacttgtatatagaatttcagggggtttgatgacagatattctcctaagcagatcagttcaaccagtacgcttcccgaaaataaatttaaagattctacttatagagactagatcagattctggatttataacaaccgtttttgttttagttttagaggaatcataaacatctcgtgtaagtgtgaAGGTAAATgatgaacccagcaaaaacagcgtcgccaaaaaagtaatgaaaatgttctttttggatccggaagtggtgcaaaattgacgcagaagagatgaatttaacatgggcttgtcataggacggaagtcctccatttcaactgttgttgcactgaatttgcatcacctctttaggtgtgatccggattcagtgttttggatgtaaattaaaaaattctgtgatattttgtcaaataaataatttttataattttttataatttttaatgaattctaacgcttgtcggaaatgtttgacctcaaatattttcaaaaattcacaatttgtttagattggatttagcattcttttcgacaaaatttaaatgatttgtaccattttatgaattcttacattgtttttaacctatttgaaacaaaataagttaaaattacccattaaaagtatgaaaaaaccaagttataaaaattgaattaaaagaacttcctgggtagttaaaataaagaacatcatttggagtgcatcttctggaagtgtttttacagttgtacctttggaagaacttccaattttcttGCTGGGTTATTTCCAGTCATCAACGATCCAATGCTTGTGGACCTAACTAGACATTTTCTAGTTGATaaagattacaaaaaaattaaaacatttagtCGGTTTTGCTTTCCactctatttatggtcctaaaaaaactgtagatttaaaatttcagcaaattggataaaaactacggtcttaagcaggccaagaagtaaaaaacgGGAGATtgttctatattggggctataccaaaacataaaccgaTAGGCATCATTTCCGgcatatacacggatgaaaaagactgtttttcatatgtttggctataaacattatatgtttggaacacaaatttttaaacacaatatttttgagtgcaagcatataatgttcataaactagcataacatgtttgggacatatatgttaatatgttagaacatattatgtttgggacataaaatttttgtaaatataatatgcttggatgcaaacatatattaatttagaaatagcctataaacatatatgtgtttagtagcttggagcgctatttaacagggagcggtattgaattaagttggtggttgttgcttgttattacaaaattaacattttatttttccttgggcaattgatcagctacttctttgatccttacaaactgtgtgatccgctgttcgaatccccgtccggcaaaaggtaaaattaaaataaaataaaaatcataaaattgaataatttcttctacaatgtttgtattacagaaaaaggtgctaagaactaaaaaatctcgtggaagtgagaaagatgtgggggaatatacaattgggcagaaacaaaattttgagcattcaggtcgaaaacctatgttgttagcacctatattacctgtttattttcataattcattatgattgtaaatatataaataaataaataaaattttgagcacaatattgtttgggagattttttttaagcatataatatttttgggtgcaaaatgcttccaaacatattatatgttcacataataacatattgttttttggaagacaacattattgaatttggatgcaaaaatacaaaatgtttggaacttagactacccaaacatatattgtttagaccaatatgctttcaaacatattatatattggaagagatcaaacatataaatgtttgggcaatacccaaaaatgtatatgcttgaagcaaaatatgtttgggagtatatgttacagaagcgattttttgtgagcgtgcatatttgtggtcataaaatacctctagatttccaatttcagggaaaacggatagaaactatggtttctagaagcctaagaagtaaaattgggagatcggcctatatgagggttataccaaaacatggaccgatagacaccattttcgaAACATGAATGGTCCTAAAAAACCTAtgaatggtcctaaaatacctatagatttacaatttcaggcaaatcggatagaaaatagaagcccaagaccccaaattgggggctgggtttatattggggctatatcaaaacttggactgaTATAgcgcatcttcgaacttgacctgtctgcaaacaaaaacctaatttttgccaaattgcaGAACGATAGCGCCATTGTTGAAAgctgtagtgtgattacaacagacagacagacggacatggttatgtcGTCTTAgagtttctccctgatcaagaatatatgtatttactttatatagttggaaatcgatatttcgatgtgttacaaacggaatgacaaactcattatacccccatcactattatatggtggtggtggtgaacCGGCGTCGGTTGAAGAAATTGAGTCGACGATGAACTTCATTATTCGCGgggaacaaaaaatattatttcttgtcAAACAAAAcacgcttgccgaaatcagaaacatGCAAAATAAGAGCGAAATCAAACCGAGAAAAACATATGGTTGCGATAAACATATTCCCCATGAATAAATAGccttatgctcttgaaacatgtttggggtgatcttattataattttttgacaaagaacgaaaaacaaatttcgATTCAGAAATTAAAGCATCACTTGcaattttatattcaaatttaattttacaatcagaattttgaatttcattaccaaatcttatttattattttttttctccatCTACTTTTAGGCTGCATCCAGAAGACGTTTTCGGGTGGACTATCATAATATAACATGTTTTAACATGCATCCTCCTTTGAAAAGGCTTGAATGTGTTTTAAAGAAACGTCATGATGGCTTAAATTTGATGGATATACGTGGAGAATTTGATCGTGATTTGACGAGTGCTATAGTGAATATGTATATAAATTACAAACTAGTGAAGGGTaaaaagggaccctccaaatttCTGGACATAACTCTAAATTTTTGTGATGCATTGCTCCAATTGAATACTATACCTATGGTCAATGTGTTTGTCAgagaattattaaagacaagcaACCTTCCGTATACTTGTCCATTAAAAGGGGTGAGTTAAGTGATGCcagttactttttttattaattttgtttttttttttattcacttgCAGAACATATTGTATAATGTCACTGATTATGAATTGACCGAAGCGGCATTTCCCGTATATACACCAGctatacattttaatttttcaatagactATTACCacaatcataaaatatttgctagCTCAATTTTGCAAGGATCCACTTATACGAAACGATAATCTATAGATGGCTGTTTAAATGTGTCTCCTATTTCTTCCGGGGAAGCAAAAATGGTAGAAAATATTTGGGGCATGTTTATATTCCCTAAAAAGgttttatatttgaaaaatcTATTTTACTCTTAAATATACGTGTGTAGAtgcaaaaataaattcatttggaaattttgtggaaatataaaatatatttagaaaTCTTAATGAGAGAGAGTTGGTTATGACGGAGAGAGTAATCAAGAGacaccaaaataaaacatgtggaGAATGttattgaagaagatcggtgttCTGATCTAATGTCAGTTGAGAACAAGGTCACAAAATATGGAAATAACTTTATTTGAATGAAGCATAATatatcaaaaacaagtatatacggccctaagttcggacaggccgaatcttatgtaccctccaccatggattccaTAGAAacatgtactaaagactgtaatccataattgtaagttagtccatacggggtatatattaaacaaaacaagtaaggaaagtctaaagtcgggcggggccgactatattatatcctgcaccactttgtagatctaaattttcgataccatatcacatccgtcaaatgtgttgagggctatatataaaggtttgtcccaaatacatacatttaaatatcactcgatttggacagaatttgatagacttttacaaaatctatagactcaacatttaagttggctaatgcactagggggaacacaatgttagtaaaaaacaagtaaggaaagcttaaagtcgggcagggccgactatattataccctgcactactttgtagatctataaattttcgataccatatcacatccgtccaatgtgttgagggctatatataaaggtttgtcccaaatacatacatttaaatattactcgatctggacagaatttgatagacttctaaaaaatctatagactcaaaatttaagtcggctaatgcactagggtggaacacaatctgttgaaatcacgctaacttccgaacgaaacaagctatcgacttgaaacgtggcacaagtagttgttattgatgtaggtcggatggtattgcaaatgggccatatcggtctacttttacgtatagcccccatataaatggacccccaaatttggcttgcgaggcctctaagagaagcaaatttcatccgatccggctgaaatttggtacatggtgttggtatatggtctctaacaaccatgcaaaaattggtccccatcggtccataattatatatagcccccatataaaccgatcccccgattaagcttgcgaggcctctaagagaagcaaattacatccgatccggctgaaatttggtacatggtgttagtatatggtctctaacaaccatgcaaaaattggtccccatcggtccataattatatatagcccccatataaaccgatccccagatttgacctccggtgccttttggagaaacagaattcatccgatctgcttgaaatttggtacgtggtgatcgtatatgatatttaacaaccatgccaaaggtggtccatatcagtccataatcatttatagcccccatataaaccgatcccgagatttggttttggagcctcttggaggagcgaatttcatccgagtgagttgaaatttgtggatgacagtctttcgtagaagtttctacgctatccatggtggagggtacataagattcggcctggccgaacttacggccgtatatacttgtttttttttttaatttttgattgattttctattctttttgcgaaatttaattgtccaaaacttaagtTTTCACCTAAAACGACCTAATTCCATACCTTCTAAGACTTGTCTAAaacgactgcatcggaagtagaaaaaaattgatgggTGCTTTCGGGATGcgcttttaaagaaatgtttgtggaacaacttccaatttttttgctgagattttGATTGATCAGTCCCTCGTTAATAAAATTGCAAACAgttgaaacatttttaatttgctctCCAGcgtaccaaaaaatattttttgtcttcaatgacgaaattaattgatccaattaatttttacttgagatatcttcaatcacagaaaagataatatcaatcaccaaagtcaattaaaaaattaattgatgcaattaaaaaattaattgatataaataatttttatacccaccaccatagaatggtgacgggggtataataagtttgtcattccgtttgtaacacatcgaaatatcgatttccgactatataaagtatatatattcttgatcagggagaaattctaagacgatataacgatgtccgtctgtccgtctgtccgtctgtctgtctgtctgtctgtctgttgtaatcacgctacagtcttcaataatgaagcaatcgtgctgaaattttgcacaaactcgtcttttgtctgcaggcaggtcaagttcgaagatgggctatatcggtccaggttttgatatagtccccatataaaccgacctcccgatttggggtcttgggcttattttttttttttatccaatttgcctgaaatttgaaatctagaggtattgtaggaccacaaatacgtgtgccaaaaattgtgagtatcgatccatattttggtatagcccccatatagaccgatctcccgattttacttcttgggcttatagaaatcgtagtttttatccaatttgcctgaaatttgaaatctagaggtattttatgaccataaagaggtgtgccaaaaatggtgagtatcggtccatgttttggtatagcccccatatagaccgatctcccgattttactttttgggcttatagaaaccgcagtttttattcaatttatctgaaattggaaatctagaggtattgtaagaccacaaatgcgtgtgccaaaaattgtgagtatcgatccatattttggtatagcccccatatagaccgatctcccgattttacttcttgggcttatagaaatcgtagtttttatccaatttgcctgaaatttgaaatctagaggtattttatgaccataaagaggtgtgccaaaaatggtgagtatcggtccatattttggtatagcccccatatagaccgatctcccgattttacttcttgggcttatagaaaccgcagtttttatccaatttatctgaatttggaaatcaaaaggtactttagaaccgtaaagaggtgtgccaaaaatggtgagcatcggtccatgttttggtatggtgcccatataaaccgacctcccgatttggggtcttgggcttatagaaaccgtagtttttatccaatttgcctgaaattggaaatctagatgtattttagaaccataattaggtgtgccgaaaatgatgagtatcggtccatattttggtatagcccccatatagaccgatttcctgattttacttcttgggcttctagaatccaaagtttttatccattttgcctgaaattggaaatctagaggtattttcgggccataaagaggtgtgccgaaaacggtgagtatcggtccatatttagtatagcccccataagaacgatttccagatttaactccttgggtttctagaaaccgtagtttttatctgatttgcctgaaattctaaatattctggtatttgaggctcagaaaaacgtgtatcggattaagtttttatcggtccatttggtaatgcctccataaagaccgacttcacttcttgagggtgtagaaggccaactgatcatgaaaattgcttgaaactcaatgtaaaatttccaaattttacttcctaggtgaaaatctacagatttaagatttcaaatcaagacgttattttataattttcttgcacacttacaagagatgttaataattcctctaaaactcaaacaaaaattgttcttataaatccagaacctgatatagtcctcataggtgaaatctttaaatttatcttccggaagtgtcctcaagccctcctgaaatttcaaaggaaaccctaatatttggttcatggtggtgggtatttaagattcggcccggccgaacttactgctgtatatacttgttgtgactgattttgtttcaattaaaaa contains these protein-coding regions:
- the LOC142219458 gene encoding uncharacterized protein LOC142219458; this translates as MHPPLKRLECVLKKRHDGLNLMDIRGEFDRDLTSAIVNMYINYKLVKGKKGPSKFLDITLNFCDALLQLNTIPMVNVFVRELLKTSNLPYTCPLKGNILYNVTDYELTEAAFPVYTPAIHFNFSIDYYHNHKIFASSILQGSTYTKR